CAGTTTTCATGACATGGTGTTGGTATTGTAATTTTCATAATAGCTTCTTTACATATAAAGATGCTTTATTGCAAAAGAAGGTTGGAAATAAGGTTTATTTATTTTTAGGTTTCTTCTTTGAAGTAATGATAATTGCTCCATATTCAGCTTTTTTACCATAGATTGCTGTTGCCGCTTTTTCGTCAAGTATATCTATTGATTCTATATTTTCCCGATTAAGCTTCTTCATTTTATCTTCTGAAATTCTGAACCCATCTAAAAAAATCTTTGGCTGAGTAGACTCTATATCTTCTTTCGAAGGTGTTCCCAGCCAATAAGAACGACCAATTGTATCATTGACTTTACGAAAGCCATCAAATCCATTTTTTAAATCTATTTTGTTGATTTGTTCTTCTGTCTTTAATTTTTGACCGTTCACTGTAACTGATGCTCCTACACTCACTATTAGTCCTAAAGCCATTTTTCCCAAAACAGATAAAGCTATATTTCTCTCAAGCTGATTTTCTCTAAAGTTCCCACAAATATCAGAACCTAATCTCATTTCTTGATAAAGCTCCTCATCAGAACTAAGACTAAAGTCTTTTACAGTTTTAGTACATACTTCACAAAATCTTCCTTTTTCGTTGGAAGTCATAGAGTCCCAGTTTTCGTGACAAGGTTTTGGAATCGTTAATTTCATAATGTATCTTTCTTATGGTTATTCGTTTTTCTAATAGAAAGATATGAAATATGTTGATTATATTAGGAATTTATTCGGAAACATTTGACACAGCCTACAGGAATGCGAACGTTGTTCAAAGAATCTCTGCCATTCAACAGATTCTTCACTCCACTTCGTGCCGTTCAGAATGACATACTATACTCGTTTTTATTAAGAATGACGGGCTATTTAAAGATGAAAATACCTCGGATCAGGATACCGAAATTCAAAATCCAGCTCTGAGATGAGTTTTTCAGACGAAATAAGCCTTCCTTTTTCCGTACGTTCTCCCGAGTATGGTAGGCTTTTCTGTGCATTAATGATTTCTTCTTTATTCGGATGGACCGGAGCTACAATATTATAGACTTTAGATTGCGAATGATTATTCAGCATTTTTTCAATAACCAAACAGATATCTGCATAATGAATATGATTCACCAACTGGTCCAGATGGGAAATAGTATAGTTCTTCAACAGTCTTTCACCTCCCATCAAACCTCCCAGTCTCAGAATATTGGTCTGGGGAAATTTCTCCAGAATAAAGCTTTCACTTTCCACTTCAGATGCAGGTTTATCGTCCTCCGTAAATTCCTTTTCAATATCCGGATATACCCCCGTTGAACTGGTATAAAAAATCTGCCCCTGAAAATCTCCAAGAAAACGGATCAGGTTCTCCCGTTTTCCGGTCATAGGAATTTGTGAACCCCTGAGTCCTGAAAAGGGAACAGCAATAATCACCGCATCCAGTATTGATACAACACTCCATTGTTTCATTTCAGCATCCGCTTCATCAGGAAAACTGACTAAGGTCGGGAAATATCCTTTAGATTTAAATTCTTGTATTTTGGATACTGAAGTGGTAGTTGGGAAGATTTCATATTGGTCTGATAAATGTTCCGCAATATGATTCCCTAGCCATCCACAACCAATAATTCCTATTTTTTTCATACCAATTTTATAGTTATCTCTCGAGTTCAATCCCAAATAATTGATGCAACTGAATAAATTTCATCAAAGGAGAGCCTTCAGCACTGCATTTTGCATTATTTTTCGGCAAATAAACCATGGTCGTATTTTGCTTTCCGTTTTGGGTGATCATGACAAAATTTTCCGGTGCATCGTCAATACTGTCTGTAGCGCAAATCTGATGATTTTTTTCCGAATACCGGAAATCTGCCTGAGTATATTTTGTGAAATCTCTGAAAAATTCTGACTGAACAATGCTCTTTAAATCAGTTTTTTCTGATTCACTCATCTTGATCTTATTTCGTTCATGCTTTTTACCCCTTTTAAAATATATCTTGTCCTTGTAATGCAAAATATCGCCATTTTCCTTATAGATAAAATTATCGATAGTAAACTGATACCCCAATCCGCCATTGGTATAAAAAGAAACCGCAATT
Above is a genomic segment from Chryseobacterium geocarposphaerae containing:
- a CDS encoding TonB-dependent receptor plug domain-containing protein; this translates as MTSNEKGRFCEVCTKTVKDFSLSSDEELYQEMRLGSDICGNFRENQLERNIALSVLGKMALGLIVSVGASVTVNGQKLKTEEQINKIDLKNGFDGFRKVNDTIGRSYWLGTPSKEDIESTQPKIFLDGFRISEDKMKKLNRENIESIDILDEKAATAIYGKKAEYGAIIITSKKKPKNK
- a CDS encoding Rossmann-fold NAD(P)-binding domain-containing protein; translation: MKKIGIIGCGWLGNHIAEHLSDQYEIFPTTTSVSKIQEFKSKGYFPTLVSFPDEADAEMKQWSVVSILDAVIIAVPFSGLRGSQIPMTGKRENLIRFLGDFQGQIFYTSSTGVYPDIEKEFTEDDKPASEVESESFILEKFPQTNILRLGGLMGGERLLKNYTISHLDQLVNHIHYADICLVIEKMLNNHSQSKVYNIVAPVHPNKEEIINAQKSLPYSGERTEKGRLISSEKLISELDFEFRYPDPRYFHL